Genomic DNA from Streptomyces diastaticus subsp. diastaticus:
ACATCCAGGTCCTCACCGACCCGTTCGGCCGACTGCTGTGGGCCTCGCCGGCATTGCCCGGCTCGACCCATGACCTGACAGCCGCCCGGCGCCACGGCATCATCGACGCGCTCTTCGAGGCCGACGTGAAGTGCTGGGCGCACAAGGCTTACCAGGGCGCCGGGCCTCCGGTCCGGGTGCCGTTCAGGGGCCGTCGGCTCAAACGCTGGAAGCGGCGACACAACAGCACCCACGCCACGATCCGCTGCCTCGGCGAACAGGCCATGGCCACCCTGAAGGGCTGGCGCCTTCTGCGGAAGCTCCGCAGCAGCACCAACCGGATCACCGACATCGTGAAGACCGTCGTCGTCCTTCACCACGCCTCAACCTGAGGTTGGAAAAGGCTCACTGTGCTGGCCGTCGCCGCCCACGCCGACGACGAGACCCTGGGCGCCGGCGGCACGCTCGCCGAGCACGCCGCCGCCGGGGACCGGGTACGGATCCTGGTGCTCAGCGCCAGCTCCACCAGCCGCCCCGGCCACGACCCCGATCAGGACGTCGCCCATCGCAGCGCCTGCGTCCACCGGGCCGCCGCCCTCTACAACGCCCAGGCCGAGATCGCCACCTTCGACGACAACGCCTTCGACACCGTGCCCCGGCTGAAGATCACCCAGGCCATCGAGAACGCCGTCCGGACCTGGCAGCCCGACATCGTCTACACCCACAGCAGCGCCGACCTGTCCCTGGACCACCGCATCACCGCCGAGGCCGTCGCCGCGGCCACCCGGCCCCAGCCCGGCTGCCGGGTCACCACGGTCCTTGCCTGGGAAGTCCGATCCGCCACCGAATGGGACGAACGGCCCTTCCAGCCGACCTGGTTCCAGCCCCTCACTCCCCGCGCGCTGGCCGTCAAGGAGAAGGCCCTGGAGGTGTACGCCACGGAGATGCGGCCCTGGCCGCACACCCGCTCCCCGGAAGCGGTACTGGCCGCAGCCCGGCTACGCGGGGCCCAGATCGGCCACGACGCCGCGGAAGCGTTCGAGGTACTGCGGCACACCGTCCTCACCCCGGCCGGAACCACGCCCGCTCCCGCTCCTCCAGGCCGAGCCT
This window encodes:
- a CDS encoding PIG-L deacetylase family protein, with translation MLAVAAHADDETLGAGGTLAEHAAAGDRVRILVLSASSTSRPGHDPDQDVAHRSACVHRAAALYNAQAEIATFDDNAFDTVPRLKITQAIENAVRTWQPDIVYTHSSADLSLDHRITAEAVAAATRPQPGCRVTTVLAWEVRSATEWDERPFQPTWFQPLTPRALAVKEKALEVYATEMRPWPHTRSPEAVLAAARLRGAQIGHDAAEAFEVLRHTVLTPAGTTPAPAPPGRA